The following coding sequences are from one Triticum aestivum cultivar Chinese Spring chromosome 5A, IWGSC CS RefSeq v2.1, whole genome shotgun sequence window:
- the LOC123104063 gene encoding protein SOB FIVE-LIKE 4-like codes for MESSQITGDGGEECNSNESGWTIYLTSPTSSYEAKENGSEGSNVEDGSGYITERRKGKEENNADDDGDYDSLASDASTGTSQVKVLEGKEEKDRQTNDGCSNEHGKDEQAETLTKFSTGSNKKAGKVKKGDDKSSKRGHNRRRSSSRTSFFW; via the coding sequence ATGGAATCCTCCCAGATCACCGGGGATGGCGGCGAAGAGTGCAACAGCAATGAATCTGGGTGGACGATATACCTGACCTCCCCCACGAGCAGCTATGAAGCAAAAGAGAATGGCAGTGAAGGGAGCAATGTTGAAGATGGCAGTGGCTACATCACTGAGAGGAGGAAAGGGAAGGAAGAGAACAACGCGgatgatgatggagattatgattccctgGCGTCTGATGCTTCCACAGGGACATCTCAAGTGAAGGTGCTTGAAGGCAAAGAAGAGAAAGATCGTCAGACAAATGACGGTTGCAGCAATGAACATGGCAAGGATGAACAGGCTGAGACGCTTACCAAGTTCTCGACCGGCAGCAACAAAAAGGCGGGCAAGGTGAAGAAAGGGGACGACAAAAGCAGCAAAAGAGGCCACAATAGAAGACGTAGCTCATCAAGAACAAGCTTCTTTTGGTAA
- the LOC123104066 gene encoding uncharacterized protein isoform X1 gives MVESTQSRGDSGSSAVKRKCPPYQQYDDDYDDDDGTGSNSHNGINSSWNSLSEDVVHHIHALMPLRDAALAACVSRSFRRSWRHYPNLTFGMKQLGLIGKAATVDEGAMDLLSRIDHIFGNHSGIGVKTLELHLPWNWNRLDTSYVDRFLKTAIAPGIQELTVMLPSFRHCRTDYNFPCSLLSGESGRSIRYLKLTNSSFHPTAGLGCLTRLHLRSVRIGDDELGYFLSNSLALRHLLLSCCGEIICLKIPCLLRHLRSVEVFECEMLHAIESNAPDISSVDLGLGDQVDFSVSLGDGSSQVKQLRISPASPSYALGKLPSITPGVEVLNISLLPHEQVSTPMVPGKFHHLKYLNISLPAVSAVDEYDYLSLLAFLDASPALETLVLRSARIMNCVNRGCGRIHCDVSHLTREQEFRHGSLKNVTIYSFYSAESLIELTCRMLKHTASLECLTLDTTYGYSRCSSCRSGRCFSMDTRDVLQAQKALVAIRRRIKPQVPCNVNLIVVEPCSSCHVSDN, from the exons ATGGTGGAGTCCACCCAATCCCGCG GCGACTCGGGCTCCTCGGCAGTTAAACGGAAGTGCCCACCCTACCAACAATATGACGACGattacgacgacgacgacggcactGGTTCAAACTCTCACAACGGAATCAACTCATCATGGAACAGCCTTTCTGAG GATGTCGTGCATCATATACATGCCCTAATGCCGCTGCGAGACGCCGCACTTGCTGCGTGCGTGTCTCGGTCATTTCGACGTTCCTGGAGACACTATCCCAATCTCACCTTCGGTATGAAACAACTCGGTTTGATTGGAAAAGCAGCCACGGTGGACGAAGGAGCAATGGATCTTCTAAGCAGAATTGACCATATCTTTGGAAATCATTCAGGCATCGGAGTGAAGACGCTTGAGCTTCACCTCCCCTGGAACTGGAACAGACTCGACACCTCTTACGTCGACAGGTTCCTCAAGACTGCCATTGCACCCGGTATCCAAGAACTCACCGTGATGCTGCCCTCATTCCGGCACTGCAGAACAGACTACAACTTCCCGTGCTCGCTTTTATCAGGCGAGAGCGGGCGGTCGATTCGGTATCTTAAACTCACCAATTCTAGTTTCCATCCCACCGCCGGACTTGGTTGCCTGACGAGATTGCACCTGCGGTCCGTGCGCATCGGTGACGATGAGTTGGGGTACTTCCTTTCTAATTCTTTGGCTTTGAGGCATCTGCTACTCTCTTGTTGTGGTGAGATCATCTGCTTGAAGATACCTTGCCTGCTGCGGCACCTCAGGTCCGTGGAGGTGTTTGAGTGTGAGATGCTACATGCAATTGAGAGCAATGCCCCAGATATCTCTAGTGTCGACCTTGGACTTGGCGACCAAGTGGATTTCTCAGTCTCACTGGGAGACGGTTCATCTCAAGTGAAGCAGCTCCGAATATCACCTGCATCCCCAAGTTATGCTCTCGGCAAGCTTCCATCAATCACACCCGGTGTTGAAGTCCTTAACATATCGTTGTTGCCACACGAG CAGGTGAGCACACCAATGGTGCCCGGAAAATTCCACCACCTCAAGTACTTGAATATTTCTCTTCCCGCTGTCTCGGCAGTAGATGAATATGATTATTTGTCTCTGTTAGCTTTTCTTGACGCTTCTCCTGCCTTGGAGACTCTCGTCTTGAGG TCAGCGAGGATTATGAACTGTGTTAACAGAGGCTGCGGTAGGATTCATTGTGATGTTTCACATTTGACGCGGGAGCAAGAATTTCGCCATGGCAGCCTCAAGAATGTGACGATCTATAGTTTTTACTCTGCTGAAAGCTTGATTGAGCTAACCTGTCGTATGCTGAAGCACACAGCTTCGCTTGAGTGCCTGACGCTGGACACCACCTATGGTTACTCTAGGTGTTCCTCATGCAGAAGCGGCAGGTGCTTCTCCATGGACACGCGTGATGTCCTACAAGCCCAGAAAGCGCTCGTGGCTATAAGAAGACGCATCAAGCCCCAAGTACCCTGTAATGTCAACTTGATTGTTGTGGAGCCTTGCAGTTCGTGTCATGTGAGCGATAACTGA
- the LOC123104066 gene encoding uncharacterized protein isoform X2 has product MVESTQSRGDSGSSAVKRKCPPYQQYDDDYDDDDGTGSNSHNGINSSWNSLSEDVVHHIHALMPLRDAALAACVSRSFRRSWRHYPNLTFGMKQLGLIGKAATVDEGAMDLLSRIDHIFGNHSGIGVKTLELHLPWNWNRLDTSYVDRFLKTAIAPGIQELTVMLPSFRHCRTDYNFPCSLLSGESGRSIRYLKLTNSSFHPTAGLGCLTRLHLRSVRIGDDELGYFLSNSLALRHLLLSCCGEIICLKIPCLLRHLRSVEVFECEMLHAIESNAPDISSVDLGLGDQVDFSVSLGDGSSQVKQLRISPASPSYALGKLPSITPGVEVLNISLLPHEVSTPMVPGKFHHLKYLNISLPAVSAVDEYDYLSLLAFLDASPALETLVLRSARIMNCVNRGCGRIHCDVSHLTREQEFRHGSLKNVTIYSFYSAESLIELTCRMLKHTASLECLTLDTTYGYSRCSSCRSGRCFSMDTRDVLQAQKALVAIRRRIKPQVPCNVNLIVVEPCSSCHVSDN; this is encoded by the exons ATGGTGGAGTCCACCCAATCCCGCG GCGACTCGGGCTCCTCGGCAGTTAAACGGAAGTGCCCACCCTACCAACAATATGACGACGattacgacgacgacgacggcactGGTTCAAACTCTCACAACGGAATCAACTCATCATGGAACAGCCTTTCTGAG GATGTCGTGCATCATATACATGCCCTAATGCCGCTGCGAGACGCCGCACTTGCTGCGTGCGTGTCTCGGTCATTTCGACGTTCCTGGAGACACTATCCCAATCTCACCTTCGGTATGAAACAACTCGGTTTGATTGGAAAAGCAGCCACGGTGGACGAAGGAGCAATGGATCTTCTAAGCAGAATTGACCATATCTTTGGAAATCATTCAGGCATCGGAGTGAAGACGCTTGAGCTTCACCTCCCCTGGAACTGGAACAGACTCGACACCTCTTACGTCGACAGGTTCCTCAAGACTGCCATTGCACCCGGTATCCAAGAACTCACCGTGATGCTGCCCTCATTCCGGCACTGCAGAACAGACTACAACTTCCCGTGCTCGCTTTTATCAGGCGAGAGCGGGCGGTCGATTCGGTATCTTAAACTCACCAATTCTAGTTTCCATCCCACCGCCGGACTTGGTTGCCTGACGAGATTGCACCTGCGGTCCGTGCGCATCGGTGACGATGAGTTGGGGTACTTCCTTTCTAATTCTTTGGCTTTGAGGCATCTGCTACTCTCTTGTTGTGGTGAGATCATCTGCTTGAAGATACCTTGCCTGCTGCGGCACCTCAGGTCCGTGGAGGTGTTTGAGTGTGAGATGCTACATGCAATTGAGAGCAATGCCCCAGATATCTCTAGTGTCGACCTTGGACTTGGCGACCAAGTGGATTTCTCAGTCTCACTGGGAGACGGTTCATCTCAAGTGAAGCAGCTCCGAATATCACCTGCATCCCCAAGTTATGCTCTCGGCAAGCTTCCATCAATCACACCCGGTGTTGAAGTCCTTAACATATCGTTGTTGCCACACGAG GTGAGCACACCAATGGTGCCCGGAAAATTCCACCACCTCAAGTACTTGAATATTTCTCTTCCCGCTGTCTCGGCAGTAGATGAATATGATTATTTGTCTCTGTTAGCTTTTCTTGACGCTTCTCCTGCCTTGGAGACTCTCGTCTTGAGG TCAGCGAGGATTATGAACTGTGTTAACAGAGGCTGCGGTAGGATTCATTGTGATGTTTCACATTTGACGCGGGAGCAAGAATTTCGCCATGGCAGCCTCAAGAATGTGACGATCTATAGTTTTTACTCTGCTGAAAGCTTGATTGAGCTAACCTGTCGTATGCTGAAGCACACAGCTTCGCTTGAGTGCCTGACGCTGGACACCACCTATGGTTACTCTAGGTGTTCCTCATGCAGAAGCGGCAGGTGCTTCTCCATGGACACGCGTGATGTCCTACAAGCCCAGAAAGCGCTCGTGGCTATAAGAAGACGCATCAAGCCCCAAGTACCCTGTAATGTCAACTTGATTGTTGTGGAGCCTTGCAGTTCGTGTCATGTGAGCGATAACTGA